GCTGGAaatctgctcttcctctcagcgCCTGCAAATTTTTGGCCCGCGGAACACAAATGGGAGTTAGTGAAATGTAAAGCATGCTTGGATTAAAGTTGATTAAAGTTCTTTTGGTCATAAGTAATAGAACCCAATCTGAGCTGCTTAGGTTAAAAGGGGACTTCACTGACTCATGTAATCAAATCTCAGAAAACATAAGGTTAGAGCTGGCCCCGGAGGCCATGCTGCAATCTTCTCtatgtctgcttttttttttttttattgtaagctaGGTTCCTTGAAAAAGCAGAGGACTTGGATATCTATAGCTTTCCCTGCTTCCCTTCCAGAGAGGAGCAGACCCTCTTTCCTTAGAAGCCTCACTGAAAGTTTCAAATTGGAACTGATTGGCCCTGCTTTGTGTCAAGTGCCCACCCTCTGACCACTCACTGTGCCCTGGAAAGGTCATGAAAGCTGATGCCACCTCCCATTTTCAACACATGCAGGATGGCGGCAGGAAGTGGGGAGCAGTTCCCCTAGAGAAGTAGGGTGAGGCTCCCAAGAGAATGGAGACCAGTTGAACTCGTAACGCTCAGGAGTAAAACGAATTACAGATTATCTGCTGAAGAAAAGGTCAAAATTGGATTCTATGCTTAAAAAGCATTTCATTACAGAACTAAACTAAGGAAAGGAAGGGGAAATGAAGTCATCTTTAATTTTATTAGGAACAAATAACTAGCATTGATTGCCCTTGTAACacattgttatgagaggttcggggattcgatcggagacgtaaaagacactttccactccaaacaaatggactgaaggtatattttattatatagaggatagtaaaggtgatagtctgcaaacagatctagataggtcaagcattagaaggaaaaaacatcagcccgactggaaagggaaaacacccacatcggctgaagagaaaatgacacaaatcaaccggaaagagaaacaccaggttgaccgaaaagagaacacatcaaatcaattacttcatatcaaatcaattacttcacatcaaatcagttactcacaacatccacgccccactgccgggagagccctgtcaatcgacgcggctgggcaaggatcacacgtcctgggcaaggtgtcccttccacaggtggaactctcaccggggctcagtttccagcagtttttataccatcagtaattttcagagtaagcaattacagagtttgcagagcaagcatttagtgtttccatgcacaaatggttatcagtggcgtacgtgcactgagccccctggctaacgtcccagcccagtagttgtgtacgtgcattgttctctttggttatcgtctcagcccggcacagatggccagtccattccgggctacgacgctccaagagccttgaaatgttacaacttgcaactctctccgtgggagaaaggccagttcccgggaaaaggccagttcccaccacacagaaagcagctttgtatttctttttgtgctggtggctgtaggtcaatggagtggccaaacatggctgtactcatgtcaagacatattcggctgtggccgtctccattaaccataagacaccatatgcacagatAATGAACTttgtacacaagtacataaggcacatccaagaatccaaaatccaatgactacaataattataaaactatctcacaataaaggacccaaaccccaaggtaaccaatcaaataaccccttagaatatgaaacgttattaacttgatcttgcaaatcatgtacagcatcaaagataacattagataaggtaacatttaggcctaacaaactagcttgtagaagtccagatcagcccccatcaaggagggtagcagaaggcagggtaatagagaaattatctgaTATTGCGAAGTTGCttgctgtttctgagaccaaatttctcggccattcatagtccaggttataggtcccacgggtgtagagcagttggtctaacagtgcagggtcaaaggttgtcctacagaggcaactaatgcctctgtgtgtaggtctgcagcagacatggaggtgcagcacagcatagcgaacacagcaggagtatctattcacgcaaagaaacagaatttttaggaacatgatataactgttcattttctggatacataactatgagtgttgcagtgggcccttgggccactacttctgcagCACGGGGAGccacattgggtggatgtgtcacccacacctttgctccaggtttccaaccatctgtagacccaaatctttgcattcctcttttagttaattcacttggaggttgtccttgtgacacatttggagtcaggaggggaagcaccaataattgtcccactcgttccccagactctacagttagtactgtgtcactaccattatataatataaattttatttctccttggtaatctggatcaatgactcctcccagtacattaataccttttgctgccagtccagagcgtccttttaacaaaccaaaggtatttttgggaaattgtacccctatcccagtagggactatagactgtttcttagggggcaattgaatagaatgaacagtagataaatccaatccagccgcttcggccgtggcacgaaaaggcggtttagcagactgagtcaggggccaataggttaaggtcataagctcatgggtggcggctgccacttctgtaatctttgctggtaacaaccttgacagaagagtctcattagggcctagtggcctgttatttaacacatttagagcagtacttagatggttgtgccacccctttaatgagccatgaccaagtttcctcaattgttgtttaagcaatccattcatttgttctatgaggcctgtagcttgggggtaataaggtatatgataaatccattctatataattttccttggtatgagtttgaatcaacttacctgtaaagtgggaaccgttgtcactctgaatttgccttggtgttccataatataacttaattatatctaataattttatggcactctattgagtggccactttagctggtatagccaataaataaccagaatatgtatcaacagcagtgcaggcataagtagatccacaagaatttggcaatggtccaataaaatctatttgccatgtatgggtgggaaataatcccttttggatatgaccttggtaggggtgtggaactccccatttatttaactgttggcataactgacattgttgtactgcagtggcaatatcatcatgggtgacaaggattcccctttgttgtgcccacctgtatgaagcttgttctcccaagtgtccactcttttcgtggacccattgtgctaagcctgggttgtgcgttgcacgaatctgcaccagctgattagcatgagaattatgctttcgttctgcagaaattaaagaactgtgagcatcaacatgaaatacagtaacaatcgtgttttgacaccataaccatatgtcttcccataatttctttccccatatttctttatcattaattttccaatcatgttttttccattgtggcatccacattgccaaaccttgtgccactgcccatgaatcagtatatatatgacattgttgcccctgttcttgttgaagtgcctgatacaccgcataaagttcagcatattggctactcatattatctccagtggtgacaattgtttgttgggtggatgggttataggcaactgctttccatttccgtgagctcgatatcattttggcagaaccatccgtaaaccaggtatgtttttgttgttcttcagtcaattggtcatatgagacaccccatttaacaggagattctgttatatcagtaatcaaatcagggacggcagcttgaatagccggagtcactttgtttagctctctgtaatctacagtcattctccatgtcccatcaccttttttaacaggccagataggattattccaggctgtagttactctgcgaaggattttacagccaaataatcttctatggtctcagatatttcttgttgtcctccagggatgcgatactgtctttgattgatcacttgtgtggcaggtggaatttctacttcatgatgcaaacatcccacaattacagcattaatatgaaaagacaaagctctaatagcaaattggtattgtccatcagccaaatttaatgtcaatccttttagaatatcaatcccaattatatattctggtattggcacaatcataactagatatgtgcgccggggtagttgcccaatttgcatagaaagattagtggtaactgcctggatttcttttcctcccaatccagttatcagaattgatgtaccttgaaacttagttggattcccatagataagggtggcctctgcccctgtatctacaagtgccttcacactagttgtagatccattcttccaaaatattttaattggtacatgtggtctaatatcttttcttatagtggcactaatcgatacagaggtttggccttcccctcaatcacataagtcagcaagaagaggatccaagggaggaggtagtgcactaggtgcagtaggcactgggttggaagcatCCTCTATACTGTCCCTTCTAttcacttgttttacattcagccctttttctttatatagtttccataattctctagtgtcaactccatcaatctggtctttaggtactcctgcctggagtagggccaaaaacatatcacctcgagtcattttatcctttttaaagaatgtttctcttttttcccttcttggagagttttcagttgtctgccagtctcccaagtctgctagctgcataatcttatctgcaagtgttgatataggactttcagtttcattcatgagaagggttgtgattatttgtttgtatgccggaggtgcagtttttatcaacttgtttcgcacctgaacacttaaagtcatttcatttaaagcttcaccacaccccagaaacacagcccgtttcatggtttcttctctcatcttttgaacacaatcttttaaagtataccatggtctgttagtgtctggccacatatcatccgtggggtatttatcttgagctccttttactgcaagagccaataaagttgtaccatcagtgtcttgtccacgatcatttggggggtgagcattcatgctccagtctctgaaagctccccgtattactggctcattggacaaaattacaaatttaaaagcatctcctgcatccagattaattcccgtagcgcccatatcatataggcgaacaagccaggttataatggcttctccaggcttttgtgtagcccgggctaaaacatcagaaatttcttgttggttaaaatcctcaatcacatctttccttacaggatgattaccatccatttccatccgccgacggcgaagaggacgtgcctctgtgcgtttgggcggtttttcctcttcctcataatcagtttcagaatcatcatcccagatatcaccatcccatgtgtccgggtcccacttaggaccggccgatgctatggccatatgaacttttcgttcgtttacctttcctctcctctttctgtatttatatttggcaactctta
The Diceros bicornis minor isolate mBicDic1 chromosome 20, mDicBic1.mat.cur, whole genome shotgun sequence genome window above contains:
- the LOC131418868 gene encoding ribonuclease H-like; this encodes MTVDYRELNKVTPAIQAAVPDLITDITESPVKWGVSYDQLTEEQQKHTWFTDGSAKMISSSRKWKAVAYNPSTQQTIVTTGDNMSSQYAELYAVYQALQQEQGQQCHIYTDSWAVAQGLAMWMPQWKKHDWKINDKEIWGKKLWEDIWLWCQNTIVTVFHVDAHSSLISAERKHNSHANQLVQIRATHNPGLAQWVHEKSGHLGEQASYRYSCCVRYAVIED